Proteins encoded together in one Coffea arabica cultivar ET-39 chromosome 2c, Coffea Arabica ET-39 HiFi, whole genome shotgun sequence window:
- the LOC113726930 gene encoding very-long-chain aldehyde decarbonylase CER1-like isoform X1 yields MASKPGILYDWPWTPLGNFKYVVLAPWVIHHTYPYMVKDASDRNLPMFLVLPFLLLRMLHNQIWISFSRHRTAKGTNRIVDKSIEFEQIDRERNWDDNIIFNGIVFYMVATLKNTADMPIWRTDGVIITILLHVGPVEFLYYWLHRALHHHFLYSRYHSHHHASIVTEPITSVIHPFGEHVAYFLLFAIPMATTFFSGTACIVSFIGYISYIDFMNNMGHCNFELIPNWLFSIFPPLKYLMYTPSFHSLHHTQFRTNYSLFMPLYDYIYDTMDKSTESLYESSLSRQEDSPDVVHLTHLTTPESIYHLRLGFASLASQPHDFKWYFYFMWPLTLWSVMLTWIHGRTILVERNVFKNLKLQTWTVPKFSIQYFAQWQRESINGLIEEAISEAENKGVKVLSLGLQNQAEDLNGNGELYIRRHPLLKVKLVDGSSLAVAIVLNSIPKGAAGIVLGGNLSKVAYSIALALCQAGTKVVAIREHEYKKLKARLNPEARSNLVQSKHCATKVWIVGDGLTEEDQMKASKGTTFIPFSRYPPKKMRKDCFYHHTPSMLAPKHLENLDSCENWLPRRVMSASRVAGILHVLENWNVNECGNMIFNIEKVWQASIHHGFRPLAVTSKA; encoded by the exons ACCTATCCCTACATGGTAAAGGATGCAAGTGACAGAAACCTTCCGATGTTTCTCGTTCTTCCATTTCTGCTGTTAAGGATGCTCCATAATCAGATCTGGATTTCGTTCTCTCGCCATCGAACAGCCAAGGGCACCAACCGGATTGTTGATAAGAGCATTGAATTTGAGCAGATTGACAGGGAAAGAAACTG GGACGACAATATTATCTTTAATGGGATAGTATTCTATATGGTGGCCACGCTAAAGAATACTGCAGACATGCCCATTTGGAGGACAGACGGGGTGATCATCACAATTCTGTTACATGTTGGTCCCGTGGAGTTCCTCTATTACTGGCTGCATAGAGCATTGCACCACCACTTCCTCTATTCTCGTTACCATTCACACCACCATGCTTCAATAGTCACTGAGCCTATTACAT CTGTAATTCATCCATTTGGAGAACATGTGGCCTATTTCTTGCTCTTCGCAATCCCAATGGCCACAACATTTTTCTCCGGGACAGCCTGTATTGTTTCATTTATTGGATACATCAGTTATATTGATTTCATGAACAACATGGGGCACTGCAATTTTGAGCTCATTCCAAACTGGCTCTTCTCCATCTTTCCCCCTCTCAAGTATCTCATGTACACTCCCTC GTTCCATTCCTTGCACCATACCCAATTTAGAACCAACTATTCACTTTTCATGCCACTATATGATTACATCTATGATACAATGGACAAGTCTACAGAGAGTTTATATGAGAGCTCACTCAGTAGACAGGAGGACTCTCCAGATGTGGTTCATTTAACACATTTAACAACACCAGAATCCATCTATCATCTAAGGCTAGGCTTTGCATCCCTGGCCTCTCAACCCCATGATTTCAAATGGTACTTCTATTTCATGTGGCCACTGACACTTTGGTCCGTCATGCTCACTTGGATTCATGGTCGAACAATTCTTGTTGAAAGGAATGTCTTCAAAAATCTGAAATTGCAGACCTGGACTGTACCAAAATTTAGCATTCAA TACTTTGCGCAATGGCAAAGAGAGTCTATCAATGGTCTTATCGAAGAAGCCATATCAGAAGCAGAGAATAAAGGGGTTAAGGTGTTGAGTCTTGGGCTACAGAATCAG GCGGAGGATCTGAATGGAAATGGAGAGCTTTACATAAGAAGGCACCCCCTTCTGAAAGTGAAGTTGGTAGATGGAAGTAGTTTAGCAGTTGCAATTGTACTAAACAGCATTCCGAAAGGAGCAGCAGGAATTGTCCTCGGAGGAAATCTATCCAAGGTTGCTTATtcaattgcccttgcattatgcCAAGCAGGAACTAAG GTAGTCGCCATCCGCGAGCACGAGTACAAGAAGCTTAAAGCAAGGCTTAATCCAGAGGCTAGAAGTAATCTGGTCCAGTCAAAACATTGTGCTACAAAA GTTTGGATAGTGGGAGATGGATTGACTGAAGAAGACCAAATGAAGGCATCAAAAGGCACTACTTTTATTCCCTTTTCACGTTATCCTCCAAAGAAAATGCGCAAAGACTGTTTCTACCACCATACACCATCAATGTTGGCTCCCAAGCATCTTGAGAATTTGGACTCTTGTGAG AATTGGTTGCCCAGGAGGGTGATGAGCGCTTCTCGTGTAGCTGGAATATTGCATGTTTTGGAGAATTGGAATGTGAACGAGTGTGGAAACATGATATTCAACATCGAGAAGGTCTGGCAAGCCAGTATTCACCATGGTTTTCGTCCACTGGCGGTGACGTCCAAGGCATAA
- the LOC113726930 gene encoding very-long-chain aldehyde decarbonylase CER1-like isoform X2: protein MVKDASDRNLPMFLVLPFLLLRMLHNQIWISFSRHRTAKGTNRIVDKSIEFEQIDRERNWDDNIIFNGIVFYMVATLKNTADMPIWRTDGVIITILLHVGPVEFLYYWLHRALHHHFLYSRYHSHHHASIVTEPITSVIHPFGEHVAYFLLFAIPMATTFFSGTACIVSFIGYISYIDFMNNMGHCNFELIPNWLFSIFPPLKYLMYTPSFHSLHHTQFRTNYSLFMPLYDYIYDTMDKSTESLYESSLSRQEDSPDVVHLTHLTTPESIYHLRLGFASLASQPHDFKWYFYFMWPLTLWSVMLTWIHGRTILVERNVFKNLKLQTWTVPKFSIQYFAQWQRESINGLIEEAISEAENKGVKVLSLGLQNQAEDLNGNGELYIRRHPLLKVKLVDGSSLAVAIVLNSIPKGAAGIVLGGNLSKVAYSIALALCQAGTKVVAIREHEYKKLKARLNPEARSNLVQSKHCATKVWIVGDGLTEEDQMKASKGTTFIPFSRYPPKKMRKDCFYHHTPSMLAPKHLENLDSCENWLPRRVMSASRVAGILHVLENWNVNECGNMIFNIEKVWQASIHHGFRPLAVTSKA, encoded by the exons ATGGTAAAGGATGCAAGTGACAGAAACCTTCCGATGTTTCTCGTTCTTCCATTTCTGCTGTTAAGGATGCTCCATAATCAGATCTGGATTTCGTTCTCTCGCCATCGAACAGCCAAGGGCACCAACCGGATTGTTGATAAGAGCATTGAATTTGAGCAGATTGACAGGGAAAGAAACTG GGACGACAATATTATCTTTAATGGGATAGTATTCTATATGGTGGCCACGCTAAAGAATACTGCAGACATGCCCATTTGGAGGACAGACGGGGTGATCATCACAATTCTGTTACATGTTGGTCCCGTGGAGTTCCTCTATTACTGGCTGCATAGAGCATTGCACCACCACTTCCTCTATTCTCGTTACCATTCACACCACCATGCTTCAATAGTCACTGAGCCTATTACAT CTGTAATTCATCCATTTGGAGAACATGTGGCCTATTTCTTGCTCTTCGCAATCCCAATGGCCACAACATTTTTCTCCGGGACAGCCTGTATTGTTTCATTTATTGGATACATCAGTTATATTGATTTCATGAACAACATGGGGCACTGCAATTTTGAGCTCATTCCAAACTGGCTCTTCTCCATCTTTCCCCCTCTCAAGTATCTCATGTACACTCCCTC GTTCCATTCCTTGCACCATACCCAATTTAGAACCAACTATTCACTTTTCATGCCACTATATGATTACATCTATGATACAATGGACAAGTCTACAGAGAGTTTATATGAGAGCTCACTCAGTAGACAGGAGGACTCTCCAGATGTGGTTCATTTAACACATTTAACAACACCAGAATCCATCTATCATCTAAGGCTAGGCTTTGCATCCCTGGCCTCTCAACCCCATGATTTCAAATGGTACTTCTATTTCATGTGGCCACTGACACTTTGGTCCGTCATGCTCACTTGGATTCATGGTCGAACAATTCTTGTTGAAAGGAATGTCTTCAAAAATCTGAAATTGCAGACCTGGACTGTACCAAAATTTAGCATTCAA TACTTTGCGCAATGGCAAAGAGAGTCTATCAATGGTCTTATCGAAGAAGCCATATCAGAAGCAGAGAATAAAGGGGTTAAGGTGTTGAGTCTTGGGCTACAGAATCAG GCGGAGGATCTGAATGGAAATGGAGAGCTTTACATAAGAAGGCACCCCCTTCTGAAAGTGAAGTTGGTAGATGGAAGTAGTTTAGCAGTTGCAATTGTACTAAACAGCATTCCGAAAGGAGCAGCAGGAATTGTCCTCGGAGGAAATCTATCCAAGGTTGCTTATtcaattgcccttgcattatgcCAAGCAGGAACTAAG GTAGTCGCCATCCGCGAGCACGAGTACAAGAAGCTTAAAGCAAGGCTTAATCCAGAGGCTAGAAGTAATCTGGTCCAGTCAAAACATTGTGCTACAAAA GTTTGGATAGTGGGAGATGGATTGACTGAAGAAGACCAAATGAAGGCATCAAAAGGCACTACTTTTATTCCCTTTTCACGTTATCCTCCAAAGAAAATGCGCAAAGACTGTTTCTACCACCATACACCATCAATGTTGGCTCCCAAGCATCTTGAGAATTTGGACTCTTGTGAG AATTGGTTGCCCAGGAGGGTGATGAGCGCTTCTCGTGTAGCTGGAATATTGCATGTTTTGGAGAATTGGAATGTGAACGAGTGTGGAAACATGATATTCAACATCGAGAAGGTCTGGCAAGCCAGTATTCACCATGGTTTTCGTCCACTGGCGGTGACGTCCAAGGCATAA